From Draconibacterium halophilum, one genomic window encodes:
- a CDS encoding PAS domain-containing sensor histidine kinase, which translates to MKYKQLIESLGNEYFFYSHNTDGEYLYMSPSVEQILGYDVDEAKLGLVQHMIDSELNDKTKEILEKSATGEKQKTFQLELKTKDGSIKVIEITESPLYNDAGELISVEGVAHDITRRIEREKTIRQQNQKLKQQTEELEATIADLKLTQSQLVQSEKMRALGNLIAGVAHEINTPIGAINASVDNISKSLDESMDNLYILFTRLTEHELVVFLKIMKLIDRSKPPLISKEKRLYKKQVKEKLENAGLEDTYTMTDHLIYLNLYEVVDQIIPLMNVENPVFILKSLRDIYSVRKNSENIKLAVEKASKVVYALKRFTHKDQGMDKELSNLKENIDMVLTLHHNRIKQGIEIVQDYDDDIPLIRCYPDELVQVWTNIISNSIQAMDNHGQLTITIRNLQERIQVQIADTGCGIPDDIHEKIFEPFFTTKKAGEGTGIGLELVLKIIEKHQGNLDFESEVGKGTTFIITLPVN; encoded by the coding sequence ATGAAATATAAACAGCTTATTGAAAGTCTGGGAAACGAATATTTCTTTTATTCTCATAATACCGACGGAGAATACCTCTACATGAGCCCGTCTGTTGAACAAATTTTGGGCTACGATGTAGATGAGGCAAAACTGGGTTTAGTGCAACATATGATCGACAGTGAGCTAAACGATAAAACCAAAGAAATATTAGAAAAAAGCGCCACAGGAGAAAAACAAAAAACTTTTCAACTGGAGTTAAAAACCAAAGATGGGTCAATAAAAGTAATAGAAATTACTGAGTCGCCTTTGTATAATGATGCCGGAGAACTTATATCGGTTGAAGGAGTGGCCCACGATATTACAAGGCGGATTGAGCGCGAAAAAACAATTCGTCAGCAAAATCAAAAGTTAAAACAACAAACTGAAGAACTGGAAGCTACCATCGCCGACCTGAAACTAACCCAATCGCAATTGGTGCAGTCAGAAAAAATGCGGGCGCTGGGAAACCTGATTGCCGGTGTTGCACACGAAATTAACACCCCTATTGGCGCCATTAACGCCTCTGTCGATAACATCTCCAAATCGCTCGATGAATCGATGGATAACTTATATATTTTGTTTACACGGTTAACCGAGCATGAATTGGTGGTATTTCTGAAAATTATGAAACTGATAGACCGGAGTAAACCACCATTGATTTCAAAAGAAAAACGACTCTATAAAAAACAGGTTAAAGAAAAGCTTGAAAACGCTGGACTTGAAGACACGTATACAATGACCGATCATTTGATTTACCTGAATCTTTATGAGGTGGTCGATCAAATTATTCCCTTAATGAATGTTGAAAATCCTGTATTCATTTTAAAATCGTTACGCGACATTTACTCGGTAAGAAAAAATTCGGAAAATATAAAACTGGCCGTTGAAAAAGCATCGAAGGTTGTGTACGCCCTTAAACGATTTACCCATAAAGATCAGGGTATGGATAAAGAGCTAAGCAACCTAAAAGAGAATATCGACATGGTGCTGACTTTGCATCATAACCGTATAAAACAAGGCATTGAAATTGTTCAAGACTACGACGATGATATTCCGTTGATCCGCTGTTATCCCGACGAACTGGTTCAGGTTTGGACAAATATTATATCCAATTCAATTCAAGCAATGGATAACCATGGACAGCTGACCATTACTATAAGAAATCTACAGGAACGTATTCAGGTGCAGATTGCAGATACCGGATGTGGGATTCCGGACGATATACATGAAAAGATTTTTGAGCCTTTTTTCACTACCAAAAAAGCCGGAGAAGGAACAGGAATAGGACTTGAGCTTGTTCTGAAAATAATTGAAAAGCATCAGGGCAATTTAGATTTTGAGAGCGAGGTAGGCAAAGGAACAACTTTTATTATTACATTACCTGTTAATTAA
- a CDS encoding response regulator, giving the protein MKKKAIVCVDDESIILDSLGEQIKNIFGDEYLYESAENAEEGLEVIDELMEEAVDVLVIVSDWLMPGKKGDDFLIEVHKKFPNIVKVMLTGQADEKAINNAIKNAELHAYISKPWSSQDLEQVIKTGLAKIENKG; this is encoded by the coding sequence ATGAAGAAAAAGGCGATAGTTTGTGTTGATGATGAAAGTATAATTCTTGACAGTTTAGGAGAACAAATAAAAAACATCTTCGGAGATGAATACTTGTATGAATCTGCAGAAAATGCAGAGGAAGGACTGGAAGTAATTGATGAATTGATGGAAGAAGCGGTTGATGTACTTGTGATTGTTTCCGACTGGTTAATGCCGGGTAAAAAAGGTGACGATTTTTTGATCGAAGTTCATAAGAAATTCCCAAACATAGTAAAAGTAATGTTAACCGGACAAGCAGATGAGAAGGCCATTAACAATGCAATTAAAAATGCAGAATTGCATGCTTATATTTCAAAACCATGGTCGTCTCAGGATTTAGAACAAGTAATAAAAACAGGTTTGGCAAAAATTGAAAATAAGGGGTAA
- a CDS encoding hybrid sensor histidine kinase/response regulator, translating into MKKQTIICVDDEEIILEAIQEQLESSFGEEYNIETSDSGEDALEFFKELIDEGQQVPVIISDYIMPGMKGDELLKEIHQLSPESLKILLTGQASIEGISNAINNAKLYRYIAKPWDKDDLVLTVKEAVKSFLQEIKIRKQNKELLELNASLEEQVAERTEELREANAAKDKFFSIIAHDLKSPFNALLGLSDAMLANWEIFEDENKLEFVQDINDASKNTYALLQNLLEWSRSQIGTVKVAPIEFNPAEVVRENLEVLKQHADSKQISITNKVDNDVFCKADKNMISTVFRNLISNGIKFTNIEGNITITSCSKNGYYEFCVTDNGIGMNEKTKNDLFNLNSKTQRVGTSKESGTGLGLLLCKEFVEKNGGEISVSSKENEGSTFCFTLPVAN; encoded by the coding sequence ATGAAAAAACAAACAATTATTTGTGTCGACGATGAAGAGATAATTCTGGAGGCTATTCAAGAGCAACTTGAATCATCATTTGGAGAAGAGTATAATATTGAAACATCAGACAGCGGTGAAGATGCACTGGAATTTTTTAAAGAACTGATTGATGAAGGGCAACAAGTACCTGTTATCATTTCGGATTATATTATGCCGGGAATGAAAGGCGATGAGCTTTTAAAAGAAATTCACCAACTATCACCCGAATCGTTGAAGATTCTTTTAACCGGCCAGGCCAGTATCGAAGGTATTAGTAATGCTATAAACAATGCAAAACTGTATAGATATATTGCAAAACCCTGGGATAAAGATGATTTGGTTTTAACCGTAAAAGAAGCGGTAAAAAGCTTTTTGCAGGAAATTAAAATACGCAAACAGAATAAGGAACTGCTGGAATTAAATGCATCGTTAGAAGAGCAGGTTGCTGAACGCACTGAAGAATTAAGAGAGGCTAACGCTGCTAAAGATAAATTCTTTTCCATTATTGCTCACGACTTAAAAAGCCCTTTTAATGCACTACTAGGACTGTCGGATGCAATGCTTGCGAACTGGGAAATATTTGAAGATGAGAACAAGCTGGAGTTTGTTCAGGACATAAACGACGCCTCAAAAAACACATACGCTTTATTGCAAAATCTATTGGAATGGTCGCGTTCACAAATTGGCACCGTTAAAGTTGCACCTATAGAATTTAATCCTGCAGAAGTTGTACGTGAAAATCTTGAGGTATTAAAGCAACATGCCGATTCGAAACAAATTTCAATTACAAATAAGGTAGACAACGACGTTTTTTGCAAAGCCGATAAAAACATGATCTCCACCGTATTCCGTAACCTCATTTCAAATGGAATTAAGTTTACCAACATTGAAGGAAATATCACGATAACTTCTTGCTCGAAAAACGGATATTATGAATTTTGCGTTACTGATAATGGAATTGGCATGAACGAAAAAACAAAGAATGACTTGTTTAACCTTAACAGCAAAACTCAGCGCGTTGGAACATCGAAAGAAAGCGGAACCGGATTAGGGCTGCTTCTTTGTAAAGAGTTTGTTGAAAAAAACGGCGGAGAAATATCAGTTAGCAGTAAGGAAAATGAAGGCAGTACCTTTTGCTTTACCTTACCCGTTGCCAATTAA
- a CDS encoding aminopeptidase P family N-terminal domain-containing protein, whose protein sequence is MKSEIKQRLEALRAEMKKLGIDAWYISGTDPHSSEYLPKRWETREYISGFTGSYGLVAVTLDNAALWTDSRYFLQATQELEGTGIEMMKLRVPDAVSPESWLSENLPARSKVGLDTKSLTVDAFRNLEKGFLKKDIELTETPDLFDAIWEDRPAIPSDKAFELDLKYAGVGRSEKQQKISRELAEHGADIHVISMLDELAWLYNLRGSDVPYNPVFTAFAIIGENANVLFVDSDKIDSELKTKLENDGVQLKDYNTFFEYLAEIKDKTIFVDPSTLNFAAYNALAQNNEIVDGTSLVAIQKAVKNETELEGFRSAMKKDGVALVECLHWLKETIGKETVTDYEFGVKLAEFRAKQDGFKGESFPPIVGYKSRGALVHLHIGPDDGLPLEADGVVLFDSGGQYISGTTDITRTVALGAVSEQFKTDFTLTLKGMIGLTQAKFPYGVKGCHLDILARQALWENGLNYGHGTGHGVGHFLNVHEGPMSIRLEYNENLMLPGQVLSNEPAFYREGEYGLRTENMMVCVEREKTAFGRFLGFDTLTLCPIDTSLIKIDLLTEKERKWLNDYHLWVNAELKPLLENKYHKFLDVLTEQI, encoded by the coding sequence ATGAAATCAGAAATAAAGCAACGACTGGAAGCCTTACGCGCCGAAATGAAAAAGCTTGGTATTGATGCTTGGTACATTTCAGGTACCGATCCGCATTCGAGCGAATATTTACCCAAACGCTGGGAAACACGCGAGTACATTTCGGGATTTACAGGTTCGTATGGTTTGGTAGCGGTAACGCTTGACAATGCCGCTTTATGGACCGATTCGCGTTATTTTTTACAGGCTACGCAAGAATTGGAAGGCACCGGAATTGAAATGATGAAGCTACGTGTACCTGATGCGGTGTCGCCCGAAAGTTGGCTGAGTGAAAATTTGCCTGCCCGAAGTAAAGTGGGCCTCGACACAAAATCGTTAACTGTTGACGCTTTCAGAAATCTTGAAAAAGGATTTTTGAAAAAGGATATAGAACTGACGGAAACGCCTGATTTGTTTGATGCTATTTGGGAAGACCGCCCGGCTATTCCAAGTGATAAGGCCTTTGAGCTGGATCTAAAATACGCCGGAGTTGGACGATCTGAAAAACAACAAAAGATTTCACGCGAGCTGGCTGAACATGGAGCTGATATTCACGTGATATCAATGTTAGACGAACTGGCGTGGTTGTATAACCTGCGTGGCTCGGATGTTCCTTATAATCCGGTTTTTACCGCTTTTGCAATTATTGGTGAAAATGCAAATGTGCTTTTTGTTGATTCGGATAAAATTGATTCGGAACTAAAAACAAAGCTTGAAAATGATGGTGTTCAGTTAAAAGATTACAACACGTTTTTCGAATACCTGGCTGAAATAAAAGACAAAACGATTTTCGTCGATCCTTCTACTTTAAATTTTGCAGCATATAACGCACTTGCGCAGAATAATGAAATCGTTGACGGAACTTCGTTGGTAGCGATACAAAAGGCTGTGAAAAACGAAACTGAACTGGAAGGATTCAGAAGTGCCATGAAAAAAGACGGTGTGGCTTTGGTGGAGTGTTTGCACTGGTTAAAAGAAACGATCGGGAAAGAAACGGTAACTGATTATGAGTTTGGTGTAAAACTGGCTGAATTCAGAGCTAAACAAGATGGTTTTAAAGGCGAAAGTTTTCCGCCGATTGTTGGTTATAAAAGTCGTGGCGCATTGGTACATCTGCATATTGGCCCGGATGATGGGTTGCCGCTGGAAGCCGATGGTGTGGTGCTTTTTGATTCCGGTGGTCAGTATATAAGCGGAACTACGGATATTACCCGTACAGTTGCTTTGGGTGCGGTTTCAGAACAATTTAAAACTGACTTTACCTTGACATTGAAAGGAATGATCGGTTTAACACAAGCCAAGTTCCCGTATGGCGTTAAAGGTTGTCACCTCGATATTCTGGCGCGTCAGGCACTTTGGGAAAACGGTTTGAATTACGGCCACGGCACCGGGCACGGAGTTGGTCATTTCCTGAATGTTCATGAAGGCCCAATGTCAATCCGGTTGGAATACAACGAAAACCTGATGCTTCCGGGACAGGTGCTTTCGAACGAACCGGCATTTTACCGCGAAGGGGAGTACGGACTACGCACCGAAAATATGATGGTTTGTGTGGAACGTGAAAAAACAGCGTTTGGTCGTTTTCTTGGATTTGATACGCTGACACTTTGCCCAATCGACACATCGTTGATAAAAATCGATTTGTTGACCGAAAAGGAGCGAAAATGGCTCAACGATTACCACCTTTGGGTAAACGCCGAATTAAAACCACTTCTTGAAAATAAATATCACAAGTTTTTGGATGTATTAACGGAACAAATTTAA
- a CDS encoding NUDIX domain-containing protein, with protein sequence MNTHPLKVLKYCPKCGSTAFNKSGDRSLKCAACGFHFFINSAAAVAALVTDESGKLMLVTRGVEPNYGKLDLPGGFIDPLESAEDAVKRELKEELGVEVKSLKYLGSAPNEYVFSAYTVFTLDMAFQVTADSLEHLKPMDDILDYKFYSEEELDYDDIPAPSIKGFVIDYFKKLKA encoded by the coding sequence ATGAATACCCATCCCTTAAAAGTTTTAAAATATTGCCCAAAATGTGGTTCCACAGCATTTAATAAATCCGGCGATCGCTCATTAAAATGTGCTGCCTGTGGATTTCATTTTTTTATAAATTCGGCAGCGGCTGTGGCGGCATTGGTTACCGATGAATCGGGAAAACTAATGTTAGTTACCCGTGGAGTTGAACCAAACTATGGAAAACTCGATTTGCCGGGAGGTTTTATCGACCCACTGGAATCGGCAGAAGACGCCGTGAAACGCGAACTAAAAGAAGAGCTGGGGGTGGAGGTAAAGTCGTTAAAGTATCTCGGATCTGCTCCAAATGAATATGTTTTTTCGGCGTACACCGTTTTTACACTTGATATGGCATTTCAGGTTACAGCGGATTCTTTGGAGCACCTAAAACCGATGGACGATATTCTTGATTATAAATTCTATTCGGAAGAAGAGTTGGATTACGACGATATCCCTGCTCCTTCGATTAAAGGTTTTGTGATAGATTATTTTAAAAAACTGAAAGCATAA
- a CDS encoding alpha/beta hydrolase, translated as MKKPKLILLFLFIAGVVMAQNKTLKVWPNSAPNDNGMTEPEEKYDGVRVRNVSEAEMYVYLPEAEKNTGAAVVICPGGGYWIEAMDHEGYDIARFLQEKGIAGIVLKYRLPYGNHEVPSSDARQAIRIVRANAKEWGINPEKIGIAGSSAGGHLASTAGTVFDYGNKESSDKVEQQSCRPDFMLLLYPVITMDEEFTHLGSRENLIGKGHDKELVRKYSNELNVSAETPPTFLVLADDDTAVLPKNSISFYSKMKEFEVPAELHIFAEGGHGFGIRKNGIPADNWPNLFVDWLKAREIIE; from the coding sequence ATGAAAAAACCAAAGCTGATTCTACTATTCTTATTTATTGCCGGAGTTGTTATGGCACAAAACAAGACACTAAAAGTGTGGCCCAACAGTGCACCAAACGACAACGGGATGACAGAACCGGAAGAAAAATACGATGGCGTTCGTGTGCGAAATGTGTCGGAAGCTGAAATGTATGTTTATTTGCCCGAGGCAGAAAAGAATACCGGAGCGGCTGTAGTAATTTGTCCAGGAGGTGGTTATTGGATTGAAGCGATGGACCACGAAGGGTATGATATAGCTCGTTTTCTTCAGGAAAAAGGAATTGCAGGAATTGTACTAAAATATCGTTTGCCATATGGAAACCACGAAGTTCCATCAAGCGATGCAAGGCAAGCCATAAGAATTGTTCGTGCCAATGCAAAAGAGTGGGGGATCAATCCTGAAAAAATAGGAATCGCTGGTTCATCGGCTGGTGGTCACCTGGCCTCAACTGCCGGAACTGTTTTCGATTATGGCAATAAAGAAAGTTCAGATAAGGTTGAACAACAAAGTTGCCGGCCCGATTTTATGTTGTTGCTCTATCCTGTAATTACCATGGATGAAGAGTTCACGCATTTAGGATCGAGGGAGAATTTAATTGGCAAAGGGCACGATAAAGAATTAGTCAGAAAATATTCGAACGAGTTAAATGTGAGTGCGGAAACACCACCAACATTTCTTGTTTTGGCCGACGATGATACTGCTGTCTTGCCAAAAAATTCCATCAGTTTTTATTCAAAAATGAAAGAATTTGAAGTTCCCGCCGAGTTGCACATTTTTGCCGAAGGAGGACATGGTTTTGGTATACGTAAAAACGGAATTCCGGCGGATAACTGGCCAAATTTGTTTGTCGATTGGTTAAAAGCAAGAGAAATTATTGAATGA